Proteins found in one Vagococcus carniphilus genomic segment:
- a CDS encoding adenylate kinase, with translation MNLILMGLPGAGKGTQAERIIDAYGIPHISTGDMFRDAMKNETELGLLAKSYIDKGELVPDEVTNGIVKDRLSQDDTDKGFLLDGFPRTLAQAEELDKILEDLGKKVDNVLNIHVESEVLIDRLAGRFICKDCGATYHKLFNPPKVEGTCDRCGGHNFYQREDDKPETVKNRLSVNIKNSEPILAYYENQGVMHTVDGNRDIADVFTDIEKIIGKQN, from the coding sequence ATGAATCTCATCCTAATGGGATTGCCCGGAGCAGGTAAGGGAACCCAAGCAGAAAGAATAATTGATGCTTATGGTATTCCACATATATCTACTGGAGACATGTTCCGTGATGCAATGAAAAATGAAACTGAATTAGGTTTACTTGCTAAGTCTTACATTGACAAAGGTGAGTTAGTACCAGATGAAGTAACAAACGGCATTGTTAAAGATCGTCTATCTCAAGACGATACGGACAAAGGTTTCTTGTTAGATGGTTTCCCTCGTACACTAGCTCAAGCAGAAGAATTAGATAAAATTTTAGAGGACTTAGGTAAAAAAGTTGACAATGTATTAAACATTCATGTCGAATCAGAAGTGTTAATTGACCGATTAGCTGGTCGTTTTATCTGTAAAGATTGTGGTGCAACTTATCATAAATTATTCAATCCACCAAAAGTGGAAGGAACTTGTGATCGTTGTGGAGGCCATAATTTTTATCAAAGAGAAGATGACAAACCTGAAACGGTTAAAAATCGTTTATCAGTTAACATTAAAAACTCTGAGCCAATTTTAGCTTATTACGAAAATCAAGGTGTTATGCACACTGTTGATGGTAATCGTGATATTGCAGATGTGTTTACTGACATCGAAAAAATTATTGGTAAACAAAACTAG
- the secY gene encoding preprotein translocase subunit SecY — protein MFKLLKDSFKVQNIRNKIFFTLFILFAFRFGAHITVPGVDAKALLDLNELALVAMFNQVSGNAMERFSLFAMGVSPYITASIIIQLLQMDIVPKFVEWSKQGEVGRRKLNQATRYLTLVLGFVQSIAITASFNHFSNAGLVKTPNAMTYISIGIILTAGTMLVTWMGEQISEKGIGNGVSMIIFAGIIARFPGSIKEIYQAYFVNINQDDIVKSIIFVVILIVAILLIVTLVTYVQQAEKKIPIQYTKRVAGAPQSSYLPLKVNAAGVIPVIFASSFIATPQAILSAFKVTKGGESWFKVLEQIFDYSTIPGGIVYTILIIAFTFFYAFVQVNPEKVAENLQKQGSYIPSVRPGKETEQFISSLLMRLSTVGSVFLGLVAILPIIAANVWNLPQSIGLGGTSLLIVISVALETNKQLEGLLLKRQYTGFIRE, from the coding sequence ATGTTTAAACTGTTGAAGGATTCGTTTAAAGTGCAAAATATTCGTAATAAAATATTTTTCACACTATTCATTCTCTTCGCGTTTAGATTTGGTGCCCATATCACGGTTCCAGGAGTCGATGCAAAAGCATTGCTAGATCTTAATGAACTAGCACTTGTTGCAATGTTTAATCAAGTAAGTGGTAATGCTATGGAAAGATTCTCATTGTTCGCAATGGGTGTTTCCCCATATATTACTGCTTCAATCATTATTCAATTACTTCAGATGGACATTGTTCCTAAGTTTGTAGAGTGGTCAAAACAAGGTGAGGTTGGTAGACGTAAGTTGAACCAAGCAACTCGCTACTTAACATTAGTGTTAGGTTTTGTACAATCCATTGCGATTACAGCAAGTTTTAATCATTTCTCAAATGCAGGACTTGTTAAAACACCTAATGCAATGACATACATTAGTATTGGTATTATATTAACTGCCGGTACAATGCTTGTTACTTGGATGGGTGAACAAATTTCTGAAAAAGGTATTGGTAATGGGGTATCAATGATTATCTTTGCAGGTATTATTGCTAGATTCCCAGGAAGCATCAAAGAAATTTATCAAGCTTATTTTGTTAATATTAATCAAGATGACATTGTTAAATCAATCATCTTCGTGGTAATTTTAATCGTAGCTATTTTACTAATCGTTACACTTGTAACTTACGTACAACAAGCTGAGAAAAAAATCCCGATTCAATATACAAAACGTGTTGCAGGAGCACCACAAAGTAGTTATTTACCATTAAAAGTAAATGCGGCAGGAGTTATTCCTGTAATCTTTGCCAGCTCATTTATTGCGACACCACAAGCTATTTTAAGTGCATTTAAAGTAACCAAAGGTGGAGAATCTTGGTTCAAAGTATTAGAACAAATATTTGACTATTCAACTATTCCTGGCGGGATAGTATACACAATTCTGATTATTGCTTTTACATTCTTCTATGCATTTGTTCAGGTTAATCCTGAAAAAGTGGCTGAGAATTTGCAGAAGCAAGGAAGCTATATTCCAAGTGTACGACCTGGTAAAGAAACAGAACAATTTATCTCTAGTCTTTTAATGAGACTAAGCACTGTTGGTTCTGTCTTTTTAGGATTAGTGGCAATTCTTCCAATCATTGCAGCTAATGTTTGGAACCTACCGCAATCAATTGGATTAGGTGGGACAAGTTTACTGATTGTCATTAGTGTGGCTCTTGAAACGAATAAACAGCTTGAAGGGTTATTATTAAAACGTCAGTACACTGGTTTTATCAGAGAGTAA
- a CDS encoding DNA-directed RNA polymerase subunit alpha produces the protein MIEFEKPRITKIDEDRDYGKFVIEPLERGYGTTLGNSLRRILLSSLPGAAITNLQIDGVLHEFSTVKGVREDVTQIILNIKGLALKLYAEEEKTLEIDITGPANVTAGDIITDSDVEIMNKDLFICSVSEGATFRASLTVKPGRGYVQADENKSEDMPIGVLPVDSIYTPVKRVNYQVENTRVGHRDDFDKLTLDVWTDGSIAPQEAISLSAKILTEHLDIFVNLTDEAKNAEIMIEKEETQKEKMLETTIEELDLSVRSYNCLKRAGINTLQELTNKSEAEMIKVRNLGRKSLEEVKAKLADLELGLRQDD, from the coding sequence ATGATTGAATTTGAGAAACCAAGAATCACAAAGATTGATGAAGATAGAGATTATGGCAAGTTCGTCATCGAGCCACTTGAAAGAGGCTATGGAACTACATTAGGTAATTCTTTACGCCGTATTTTATTGTCATCTCTTCCAGGTGCTGCGATCACAAATCTTCAAATTGATGGTGTATTACATGAGTTTTCTACTGTCAAAGGAGTGCGTGAAGATGTCACTCAAATAATTTTAAACATCAAAGGCTTAGCACTTAAATTGTATGCTGAGGAAGAAAAAACTTTAGAGATTGATATTACTGGACCAGCTAATGTGACTGCAGGTGACATTATTACTGATAGTGATGTTGAAATCATGAACAAAGATTTATTCATCTGTAGCGTATCTGAAGGTGCAACATTCCGCGCTAGTTTAACTGTTAAACCAGGCCGTGGTTATGTACAAGCTGATGAAAATAAAAGTGAAGATATGCCGATTGGTGTTTTACCAGTTGACTCAATCTACACACCTGTTAAGCGTGTAAACTACCAAGTAGAAAACACACGTGTGGGACATCGTGATGATTTTGATAAATTAACTTTGGATGTATGGACAGACGGTTCTATTGCACCTCAAGAGGCTATCAGTTTATCTGCTAAAATCTTGACTGAGCATTTAGACATCTTTGTTAACTTAACTGACGAAGCTAAAAATGCTGAAATTATGATCGAAAAAGAAGAAACACAAAAAGAAAAAATGTTGGAAACAACAATTGAAGAATTAGATTTATCCGTACGTTCTTATAACTGTTTGAAACGCGCAGGCATCAATACATTACAAGAATTAACTAATAAATCTGAAGCAGAAATGATTAAAGTTCGTAACTTAGGTCGTAAATCACTTGAAGAAGTAAAAGCTAAATTAGCTGATTTAGAACTAGGCTTACGTCAAGATGACTAA
- the rplF gene encoding 50S ribosomal protein L6, which translates to MSRIGNKPVVIPAGVTIAQNGTTVTVKGPKGELTREFSPNITLNIEEGVVTLTRPNDEKENKTLHGTMRANLNNMVVGVSEGFSKALELIGVGYRAQLQGKKLVLSVGYSHPVEFETPEGIEIEVPSNTSIIVKGSNKEVVGELAANIRGTRPPEPYKGKGIRYVGEHVRRKEGKTGK; encoded by the coding sequence ATGAGTCGTATTGGAAATAAACCAGTCGTTATTCCTGCAGGTGTAACTATTGCACAAAACGGAACAACAGTTACTGTTAAAGGACCAAAAGGTGAATTAACTCGTGAGTTTTCACCAAATATCACTTTAAACATTGAAGAAGGCGTTGTGACATTAACACGTCCTAACGATGAAAAAGAAAACAAAACTTTACATGGTACTATGCGTGCTAACTTAAACAACATGGTTGTTGGTGTTAGCGAAGGCTTTTCAAAAGCTTTAGAATTAATCGGGGTTGGATACCGTGCGCAATTACAAGGTAAAAAACTTGTATTAAGCGTTGGTTATTCTCATCCAGTTGAATTCGAAACGCCAGAAGGTATCGAAATCGAAGTTCCTTCAAACACATCTATTATTGTTAAAGGATCTAACAAAGAAGTTGTTGGAGAATTAGCAGCTAATATTCGTGGAACACGTCCACCAGAGCCTTACAAAGGCAAAGGTATTCGCTATGTTGGCGAACACGTAAGACGTAAAGAAGGTAAAACAGGTAAATAA
- the rplE gene encoding 50S ribosomal protein L5 has product MNRLKEKYISEVTPSLMEKFNYSSVMQTPKVDKIVVNMGVGDAVSNSKNLDKAVEELALITGQKPIITKAKKSIAGFRLREGMPIGCKVTLRGERMYEFLDKLVSVSLPRVRDFHGISNKSFDGRGNYTLGVKEQLIFPEVDYDLVDKVRGMDIVIVTTANTDEEGRELLSQLGMPFQK; this is encoded by the coding sequence ATGAACCGCTTAAAAGAAAAGTATATTAGTGAAGTAACACCTTCATTGATGGAAAAATTTAACTACTCATCAGTAATGCAAACACCAAAAGTTGACAAAATCGTTGTTAACATGGGTGTTGGTGATGCTGTTTCAAATAGTAAAAACCTAGATAAAGCTGTTGAAGAATTAGCTTTAATCACAGGTCAAAAACCAATCATCACAAAAGCTAAGAAATCTATCGCAGGTTTCCGTTTACGTGAAGGTATGCCAATTGGTTGTAAAGTAACTTTACGTGGAGAAAGAATGTACGAATTTTTAGATAAATTAGTATCTGTCTCTTTACCTCGTGTACGTGACTTCCATGGTATCAGTAACAAATCATTTGACGGTCGTGGTAACTATACTTTAGGTGTTAAAGAACAATTAATCTTCCCTGAAGTAGATTACGATTTAGTAGATAAAGTTCGAGGAATGGATATCGTTATCGTTACAACAGCTAACACTGACGAAGAAGGCCGTGAACTATTATCACAACTTGGAATGCCATTCCAAAAATAA
- the rpsH gene encoding 30S ribosomal protein S8, whose protein sequence is MVMTDPIADFLTRIRNANIVKHESLEVPASTIKLEVAKILQREGFVRDVEFIEDDKQGIIRVFLKYGKNEERVITNLKRISKPGLRAYVKANEVPKVLNGLGIAIISTSEGILTDKEARERNIGGEVLAYVW, encoded by the coding sequence ATGGTGATGACAGATCCAATTGCAGATTTTCTAACTCGTATTCGTAATGCGAACATCGTAAAACACGAATCATTAGAAGTGCCTGCTTCAACAATCAAACTTGAAGTCGCAAAAATCTTACAACGTGAAGGTTTCGTGCGTGACGTAGAATTCATCGAAGATGACAAACAAGGCATCATCCGTGTTTTCTTAAAATATGGTAAAAACGAAGAACGCGTTATTACTAACTTAAAACGTATCTCAAAACCAGGTTTACGTGCTTATGTAAAAGCAAATGAAGTACCTAAAGTATTAAATGGTTTAGGTATCGCTATTATCTCAACTTCAGAAGGTATCTTAACTGATAAAGAAGCTAGAGAGCGTAACATCGGTGGAGAAGTATTAGCATACGTTTGGTAA
- the rplQ gene encoding 50S ribosomal protein L17, which produces MSYRKLGRTSSQRKAMLRDLTTDLIINERIETTEARAKEIRSTTEKMITLGKRGDLHARRQAAAFVRNEYLEARLDESEETIIQETALQKLFNDLGPRYQDRQGGYTRILKKGQRRGDAAPMVIIELV; this is translated from the coding sequence GTGAGTTATCGTAAATTAGGTCGCACAAGCAGCCAAAGAAAAGCAATGCTACGTGATTTGACAACAGATTTAATTATCAACGAACGCATTGAAACAACTGAAGCTCGTGCCAAAGAAATCCGTTCAACTACTGAAAAAATGATTACTTTAGGCAAACGCGGAGATCTTCATGCTCGTCGTCAAGCTGCAGCTTTTGTGAGAAATGAATACTTAGAAGCTCGTTTAGACGAATCAGAAGAAACAATCATCCAAGAAACAGCTTTACAAAAACTATTCAACGACTTGGGACCTCGTTACCAAGATCGCCAAGGTGGTTACACACGTATCCTTAAAAAAGGACAACGTCGCGGAGACGCAGCACCAATGGTAATTATTGAATTAGTTTAA
- a CDS encoding energy-coupling factor ABC transporter ATP-binding protein — translation METPLIELKNITFKYSSEETKNALSNVSLNIYPGEWVALIGHNGSGKSTLAKTINGLIMPNEGEIFVKGEKVTEKTLWDVRKMIGMVFQNPDNQFVGSTVEDDVAFGLENQGVPREDMVNRVKDALEKVRMSDFAVKEPARLSGGQKQRVAIAGVIALRPDVIILDEATSMLDPQGRQEVIETIRKIKEDSNLTVISITHDIDEAAHANRVLVMREGEIIQEGTPATIFSRGEELIELGLDVPFPEKLKAALNERGIDVPATYLTEEGMVDWLWTSGLNK, via the coding sequence ATGGAGACTCCTTTAATTGAATTAAAAAACATAACATTTAAATATAGCAGTGAAGAGACTAAGAATGCTTTGAGTAATGTCTCTTTAAACATCTACCCTGGGGAATGGGTAGCTCTTATTGGCCATAATGGTTCTGGTAAATCAACATTAGCCAAAACGATTAATGGTCTAATTATGCCTAATGAAGGTGAGATTTTCGTTAAAGGTGAAAAGGTAACTGAAAAAACTTTGTGGGATGTCAGAAAAATGATTGGTATGGTTTTTCAAAACCCAGATAATCAATTTGTTGGCTCAACCGTTGAAGATGATGTGGCTTTTGGATTAGAGAATCAGGGAGTTCCTCGTGAGGATATGGTTAATCGTGTGAAGGATGCTCTAGAAAAGGTTCGTATGAGTGACTTTGCGGTGAAAGAACCTGCAAGACTGTCTGGTGGACAAAAACAACGTGTGGCGATTGCAGGCGTTATTGCTTTAAGACCAGACGTGATTATTCTAGATGAAGCGACTTCGATGTTAGACCCTCAAGGTAGACAAGAAGTAATCGAAACGATTCGAAAAATCAAAGAGGATTCTAATCTGACTGTTATTTCCATTACACATGATATTGATGAGGCAGCTCATGCTAATCGTGTTTTAGTGATGCGTGAAGGTGAGATTATTCAAGAAGGAACACCAGCAACTATTTTTTCTCGTGGAGAAGAGCTGATTGAATTAGGATTGGACGTTCCTTTTCCTGAAAAATTAAAAGCAGCTTTAAATGAGCGTGGAATTGACGTTCCCGCAACTTATTTAACAGAGGAAGGAATGGTTGATTGGTTATGGACATCCGGTTTGAACAAGTAG
- the rplN gene encoding 50S ribosomal protein L14 yields MIQQESRMKVADNSGAREVLTIKVLGGSGRKTANIGDIVTCTVKQATPGGVVKKGEVVKAVIVRTKSGARRPDGSYIKFDENACVIIRDDKSPRGTRIFGPVARELRDNNFMKIVSLAPEVL; encoded by the coding sequence GTGATCCAACAAGAAAGTCGTATGAAAGTAGCTGATAACTCAGGTGCTCGTGAAGTATTAACTATTAAAGTACTTGGTGGTTCTGGACGTAAAACAGCTAACATCGGTGATATCGTTACTTGTACTGTTAAACAAGCAACACCTGGTGGAGTTGTCAAAAAAGGTGAAGTTGTTAAAGCCGTAATCGTTCGTACTAAATCTGGAGCTCGTCGTCCTGACGGTTCATATATTAAATTTGATGAAAATGCATGTGTGATTATTCGTGATGATAAGAGTCCACGTGGTACTCGTATCTTTGGACCAGTTGCTCGTGAATTACGTGACAACAACTTCATGAAGATAGTCTCACTAGCACCAGAAGTGTTATAA
- the rplR gene encoding 50S ribosomal protein L18: MITKPDKNKTRQKRHARVRSKISGTAECPRLNVFRSNKNIYAQLIDDVAGVTLASASTVDKDISGENKTELATAVGTSIAKKATEKGIKEVVFDRGGYLYHGRVAALAEAARENGLEF, from the coding sequence GTGATTACAAAACCAGATAAAAATAAAACTCGCCAAAAGAGACATGCTCGCGTGCGTAGTAAAATCTCTGGTACTGCTGAGTGCCCACGCTTGAACGTTTTTCGTTCTAACAAAAACATCTACGCTCAATTAATTGATGACGTAGCGGGTGTGACACTTGCAAGTGCCTCTACTGTAGATAAAGATATCTCAGGAGAAAACAAAACTGAATTAGCAACTGCTGTAGGTACATCAATTGCTAAAAAAGCAACAGAAAAAGGTATTAAAGAAGTAGTCTTTGACCGTGGTGGATACCTTTACCATGGACGTGTAGCTGCGTTAGCTGAAGCAGCACGTGAAAATGGACTAGAATTTTAG
- the rpmJ gene encoding 50S ribosomal protein L36, which produces MKVRPSVKPICEKCKIIRRKGRVMVICENPKHKQRQG; this is translated from the coding sequence ATGAAAGTAAGACCATCAGTAAAACCCATTTGTGAAAAATGTAAAATAATTCGCCGTAAAGGTCGAGTTATGGTTATCTGTGAAAACCCAAAACATAAACAACGTCAAGGATAA
- the rplO gene encoding 50S ribosomal protein L15, giving the protein MKLHELHPAEGSRHVRNRVGRGSSSGNGKTSGRGQKGQKSRSGGGVRLGFEGGQTPLFMRLPKRGFTNINRKEYAIVNLDVLNRFEDGAEVTPTTLIEAGIVKDAKAGIKILGNGELTKKLSVKAAKFSKSAQTAIEAAGGSVEVI; this is encoded by the coding sequence ATGAAACTTCATGAGTTACATCCGGCAGAAGGATCAAGACATGTACGCAATCGTGTAGGACGTGGATCATCATCTGGTAACGGTAAAACATCTGGTCGTGGACAAAAAGGTCAAAAATCACGTTCAGGTGGTGGCGTACGTTTAGGTTTTGAAGGTGGACAAACACCATTATTCATGCGTTTACCAAAACGTGGATTCACTAACATTAACCGTAAAGAATACGCAATCGTCAATTTAGACGTTTTAAACCGATTTGAAGATGGTGCCGAAGTAACACCAACTACTTTAATTGAAGCGGGTATTGTGAAAGATGCTAAAGCGGGAATTAAAATTTTAGGTAACGGTGAGTTAACTAAAAAATTATCAGTGAAAGCTGCTAAATTCTCAAAATCTGCACAAACTGCAATTGAAGCAGCTGGTGGATCAGTAGAGGTGATCTAA
- the infA gene encoding translation initiation factor IF-1 produces MAKEDMIEIEGTVVETLPNAMFKVELENGHVILAHVSGKIRMHYIRILPGDKVTVELSPYDLTRGRITYRFK; encoded by the coding sequence GTGGCGAAAGAAGATATGATTGAAATTGAAGGTACAGTCGTCGAAACTTTGCCGAATGCAATGTTTAAAGTCGAGTTAGAAAATGGCCATGTTATTTTAGCACACGTTTCTGGAAAAATTAGAATGCATTACATTCGTATTTTACCAGGTGATAAAGTAACGGTTGAGTTATCTCCGTATGATTTAACACGTGGTCGTATTACTTACCGCTTTAAATAG
- the rplX gene encoding 50S ribosomal protein L24: protein MFVKKGDKVKIITGKDKNKEGIVLQAFPKKDRVIVEGVNVMKKHQKPSATAPQGGIIEMEASIHVSNVMVIDPSNGEPTRVGYKEVDGKKVRISKKTGEVLDK, encoded by the coding sequence ATGTTCGTTAAAAAAGGCGATAAAGTAAAAATTATCACAGGTAAAGATAAAAACAAAGAGGGAATCGTACTCCAAGCATTTCCGAAAAAAGATCGCGTCATCGTTGAAGGTGTTAACGTAATGAAAAAACACCAAAAACCTAGCGCGACTGCTCCTCAAGGAGGAATTATCGAAATGGAAGCATCTATTCACGTTTCTAATGTAATGGTGATTGATCCGTCAAACGGAGAACCAACACGTGTAGGATATAAAGAGGTAGATGGTAAGAAAGTACGTATTTCTAAGAAAACTGGCGAAGTTTTAGATAAATAA
- the rpsQ gene encoding 30S ribosomal protein S17, producing the protein MTQERNERKVYTGRVVSDKMDKTIVVVVETKKVHKIYGKRVKYSKKYYAHDENNVAKTGDIVKIMETRPLSAKKRFRLLEVVEEAVII; encoded by the coding sequence ATGACTCAAGAGAGAAATGAACGTAAAGTTTACACTGGACGTGTGGTTTCAGACAAGATGGATAAAACTATCGTCGTTGTTGTAGAAACTAAAAAAGTTCACAAGATTTATGGTAAACGTGTTAAATATTCTAAAAAATATTACGCACATGACGAAAACAACGTTGCTAAAACGGGGGACATCGTTAAAATTATGGAAACTCGTCCATTGTCTGCGAAGAAACGCTTCCGTTTATTAGAAGTTGTTGAAGAAGCAGTAATTATTTAA
- the rpsM gene encoding 30S ribosomal protein S13 — MARIAGVDIPRDKRVVISLTYIYGIGKKTSQQVLAEAGVSEEIRVRDLTNEQTDSIRAAIDKLKVEGDLRREVNLNIKRLMEIGSYRGMRHRRGLPTRGQNTKNNARTRKGPARSIAGKKK, encoded by the coding sequence ATGGCTCGTATTGCAGGTGTAGATATTCCTCGTGATAAACGTGTTGTTATTTCGCTTACTTATATTTACGGAATTGGAAAGAAAACTTCTCAACAAGTCTTAGCTGAAGCAGGAGTTTCAGAAGAAATCCGTGTACGCGATTTAACTAACGAACAAACAGATTCAATTCGTGCAGCAATTGATAAATTAAAAGTTGAAGGTGACTTACGTCGTGAAGTGAACTTAAACATCAAACGTTTGATGGAAATTGGTTCATACAGAGGTATGCGTCATCGTCGTGGATTGCCAACTCGTGGACAAAACACGAAAAACAATGCTCGTACAAGAAAAGGCCCAGCTCGTTCAATCGCTGGCAAGAAAAAATAA
- the rpsE gene encoding 30S ribosomal protein S5, producing MANIDARQFDLEDRVVAINRVSKVVKGGRRLRFAALVVVGDRNGHVGFGTGKAQEVPEAIRKAVEDAKKNLIEVPMVGSTIPHEVIGSFCGGRILMKPAVAGSGVAAGGPVRAVLELSGISDITSKSLGSNTPVNVVRATVEGLSRLKKAEEVAELRGISVDKLIG from the coding sequence ATGGCTAATATTGATGCTAGACAATTCGATTTAGAAGACCGCGTAGTTGCAATTAACCGCGTTTCTAAAGTTGTTAAAGGTGGACGTCGTTTACGTTTTGCTGCTTTAGTAGTAGTTGGCGACAGAAACGGACATGTTGGATTTGGAACTGGTAAAGCTCAAGAAGTACCAGAAGCAATCCGTAAAGCAGTTGAAGATGCTAAAAAGAACTTAATCGAAGTACCAATGGTAGGTTCAACAATTCCTCACGAAGTTATCGGATCTTTCTGTGGTGGTCGCATTTTAATGAAACCAGCCGTAGCCGGTTCTGGGGTAGCAGCTGGAGGACCAGTTCGTGCCGTACTTGAGTTATCAGGTATTTCAGATATTACAAGTAAATCTTTAGGATCTAATACTCCAGTAAACGTTGTTCGCGCAACAGTTGAAGGATTAAGTAGATTAAAAAAAGCAGAAGAAGTTGCTGAATTAAGAGGCATTTCTGTAGATAAATTAATCGGATAG
- the rpsK gene encoding 30S ribosomal protein S11 gives MVAKKVSRKRRVKKNIEAGIAHIHSTFNNTIVMLTDVHGNAIAWSSAGSLGFKGSKKSTPFAAQMAAEVAAKAAMEHGLKTVDVTVKGPGSGREAAIRSLQATGLEVTAIRDVTPVPHNGCRPPKRRRV, from the coding sequence ATGGTAGCAAAAAAAGTATCTAGAAAACGTCGTGTGAAAAAGAATATCGAAGCTGGTATTGCACACATTCATTCTACTTTCAATAACACAATCGTTATGTTGACAGATGTGCATGGTAACGCTATTGCATGGTCATCAGCAGGATCATTAGGTTTTAAAGGAAGTAAAAAATCAACACCATTCGCAGCTCAAATGGCAGCAGAAGTAGCAGCTAAAGCAGCAATGGAACATGGTTTAAAAACTGTTGACGTAACTGTTAAAGGACCAGGATCTGGTCGTGAAGCAGCAATTCGTTCATTACAAGCAACAGGCTTAGAAGTGACAGCAATTCGTGACGTTACTCCAGTTCCTCATAATGGATGCCGCCCTCCAAAACGCCGTCGTGTTTAG
- a CDS encoding type Z 30S ribosomal protein S14, giving the protein MAKKSMIAKNKRPAKFSSQEYTRCERCGRPHSVYRKFKLCRICFRELAYKGQIPGVKKASW; this is encoded by the coding sequence GTGGCTAAAAAATCAATGATTGCTAAAAATAAACGTCCTGCAAAATTCTCATCTCAAGAATATACTCGATGTGAACGTTGTGGACGCCCACATTCAGTTTATCGTAAATTCAAACTTTGCCGTATTTGCTTCCGTGAACTTGCCTATAAAGGACAAATTCCCGGCGTGAAGAAAGCAAGCTGGTAA
- the rpmD gene encoding 50S ribosomal protein L30: protein MSELKITLKRSIIGRPQNQRDTVKALGLNKLHATVIKPNNVAIKGMVNTVSHLVDVEEI from the coding sequence ATGAGCGAATTAAAAATTACATTAAAACGCAGTATCATTGGACGTCCTCAAAACCAACGTGATACAGTTAAAGCTTTAGGTTTAAACAAATTACACGCAACTGTAATTAAACCTAACAACGTTGCTATTAAAGGCATGGTTAATACTGTTTCACATTTAGTGGACGTAGAAGAAATTTAG